A window from Variovorax sp. PBL-E5 encodes these proteins:
- a CDS encoding aconitase X swivel domain-containing protein, translated as MSGSNSSEWLARHAIGQRVRGEALVAHDGFSARYDLDRNRGIFSRPAHQLAGQSYAGKILVLDTAKGGVASAWMLHEMASRRMVPLAIVFNTVNPILVQGAAFGGITMLAGFDEDITAKVPHGATVEIDPVRKSLRVLT; from the coding sequence ATGAGCGGCAGCAACAGCAGCGAATGGCTGGCACGGCACGCGATCGGCCAGCGCGTGCGCGGCGAAGCGCTGGTGGCGCACGATGGCTTCTCGGCGCGCTACGACCTCGACCGCAACCGCGGCATCTTCTCGCGGCCTGCGCACCAGCTCGCCGGCCAGTCCTATGCCGGCAAGATCCTGGTGCTCGACACCGCCAAGGGCGGCGTGGCGAGCGCCTGGATGCTGCACGAGATGGCTTCGCGGCGGATGGTGCCGCTCGCGATCGTGTTCAACACCGTCAACCCGATCCTGGTGCAGGGCGCTGCGTTCGGCGGCATCACGATGCTCGCGGGCTTCGACGAGGACATCACGGCGAAGGTGCCGCACGGCGCCACGGTCGAGATCGATCCCGTGCGCAAGTCCTTGCGCGTGCTGACCTGA
- a CDS encoding GntR family transcriptional regulator — protein MAMPRSSAMTVDRATAVSLYQQIADRLKAEIAGGAFATDGRLPAEREFMTRFGVSRVTVRQAMAQLLRDGQVVRKQGKGTFVAGQKLQHELHSMRGFYDSLLQQGVHPKTRLLAFSAVGRDAGAGKEHGFELRRLYTVDDEPIALVCAWLPPEAAAVSWQQASEHPIYGILEKLLKLKVARASVHIRVQPADADVGKALRLAKKSSVLVMARESFSADERSLERSTFFIRPERYEFVLDTFGPLPISSSIRDAEKGV, from the coding sequence ATGGCGATGCCGCGTTCGAGCGCAATGACGGTCGATCGGGCGACCGCCGTCTCGCTCTACCAGCAGATCGCCGACCGGCTCAAGGCGGAGATCGCCGGCGGCGCCTTCGCCACCGATGGGCGGCTGCCGGCCGAGCGCGAGTTCATGACGCGCTTCGGCGTCAGCCGCGTGACGGTGCGGCAGGCGATGGCGCAGCTGTTGCGCGACGGGCAGGTGGTGCGCAAGCAGGGCAAGGGCACTTTTGTCGCCGGCCAGAAGCTGCAGCACGAGCTGCATTCGATGCGCGGCTTCTACGATTCGCTGCTGCAGCAGGGCGTGCATCCGAAGACGCGGCTGCTGGCGTTCTCGGCCGTCGGGCGCGATGCGGGTGCGGGCAAGGAGCACGGCTTTGAGCTGCGCCGTCTCTACACGGTCGACGACGAACCGATCGCGCTGGTCTGCGCATGGCTGCCGCCGGAGGCCGCGGCCGTGTCGTGGCAGCAGGCGAGCGAGCATCCGATCTACGGCATCCTCGAAAAACTGCTGAAGCTGAAGGTCGCCCGCGCGAGCGTGCACATCCGGGTGCAGCCGGCCGATGCGGACGTCGGCAAGGCGCTGCGACTGGCGAAGAAATCCTCCGTGCTGGTGATGGCGCGCGAGTCCTTTTCCGCGGATGAACGATCGCTCGAACGCAGCACCTTCTTCATCCGGCCCGAGCGCTATGAGTTCGTGCTCGATACCTTTGGGCCGTTGCCGATCAGTTCTTCGATTCGGGATGCCGAGAAGGGGGTGTAG
- a CDS encoding transposase family protein: MSLRFAAGNLHRHGGQTQSYIDTPIRGKHVVLHVERQRYRCAGCGKTLFTTLDQIDPKRLATTRFVRYVETLA; encoded by the coding sequence GTGTCCCTCCGCTTCGCTGCGGGCAACCTGCATCGACACGGTGGGCAAACACAGAGCTACATCGACACGCCGATCCGAGGCAAGCATGTCGTTCTCCACGTTGAGCGGCAGCGCTATCGCTGCGCTGGTTGCGGCAAGACCTTGTTCACTACGCTGGATCAAATTGATCCGAAGCGGCTGGCGACGACGCGATTCGTCCGCTATGTGGAGACTCTTGCCTGA
- a CDS encoding amino acid ABC transporter substrate-binding protein, which translates to MNSKSLLAFVAVASAATALVGAATSAYGQAPSRLDKIKAEGSISIGSPTSSLPFAFKDGNQNMVGYSIEICQRIADQVRASLGVPKLDIRYVPVTSATRLQLLANGTIDLECGNTTNTAERHQFVDFAPTTFVAKVVLLGRKDSRLDMNDVRQFRGKTVTSLSGGLNLAVIEKINNEQKLGMSVVPVKDAPESFLSVKTSRAAATVADDGMAYALVATSGAPADYVIGTKALMVAPYGIVMPKDDPRFKKTVDAAVISLIRSGEVARIYDKYFNSPIPPHGIDLRYPMSAELKRALANPSDSPDPQAYE; encoded by the coding sequence ATGAACAGCAAAAGTCTGCTTGCGTTTGTCGCAGTTGCCTCCGCCGCAACTGCGTTGGTGGGTGCCGCCACTTCGGCATACGGGCAGGCTCCCAGCCGCCTCGACAAGATCAAGGCGGAGGGAAGCATCTCGATCGGATCGCCAACCAGCTCGCTACCGTTTGCCTTCAAGGACGGCAACCAGAATATGGTCGGCTATTCGATCGAGATCTGCCAACGCATCGCCGACCAAGTCAGGGCGTCCCTCGGCGTACCGAAGCTCGATATCCGCTACGTGCCGGTCACGTCGGCCACGCGTCTGCAGTTGCTGGCGAATGGGACCATCGACCTGGAATGCGGCAACACCACCAATACGGCGGAACGGCATCAGTTCGTCGACTTCGCGCCCACGACTTTCGTAGCCAAGGTGGTGCTGCTGGGAAGGAAAGACAGCAGGCTGGACATGAACGACGTGCGGCAGTTCAGGGGCAAGACCGTGACCAGCTTGTCCGGGGGGCTGAACCTGGCAGTCATCGAGAAAATCAACAACGAGCAAAAACTAGGAATGTCCGTCGTCCCGGTCAAGGACGCGCCCGAATCGTTCCTCTCCGTCAAAACCTCGCGCGCTGCTGCAACGGTGGCCGATGACGGGATGGCGTATGCGCTGGTTGCCACTTCGGGCGCACCTGCGGATTACGTGATCGGGACCAAGGCCCTGATGGTGGCACCGTACGGGATCGTCATGCCGAAGGACGACCCCCGGTTCAAGAAAACGGTCGATGCCGCCGTCATCTCCCTCATTCGTAGCGGAGAGGTGGCGCGGATCTATGACAAGTATTTCAATTCCCCGATCCCGCCGCACGGCATCGACCTCAGATACCCGATGAGCGCGGAGCTCAAGCGAGCCCTTGCCAACCCGAGCGACTCGCCGGACCCGCAGGCGTACGAATGA
- a CDS encoding amino acid ABC transporter permease — translation MNYDWNWSIFGQMSLDGVHTFLQSILIGTGWTLALAVCGWIFGLALGLVFGIARTVRSKPLRVVSAAYVEFFRGIPLLVQMFLWYFVVPELLPAEMGRAIKGLPIPWAQFVPALLCLSLYQGAHMTEIIRAGVQSVARGQKNAAAAMGFSPAQVYLYVLLPQAFRLIIPPLTSQMMSTVKSSSVAMTIGLLELTGAARSMQEFSFHVFEAFSAATLIYLLLNVTVVQAMRRLDRSFN, via the coding sequence ATGAACTATGACTGGAACTGGTCGATTTTCGGCCAGATGTCTCTCGACGGCGTCCACACTTTCCTGCAATCGATACTGATCGGGACAGGGTGGACCCTCGCCCTGGCTGTCTGCGGCTGGATCTTTGGCCTTGCCTTGGGACTGGTTTTCGGCATCGCGCGCACGGTTCGCAGCAAGCCGCTGCGCGTCGTGTCCGCCGCCTACGTCGAGTTCTTCAGAGGCATTCCTTTGCTGGTCCAGATGTTTCTCTGGTATTTCGTCGTGCCAGAACTCCTGCCGGCGGAGATGGGCCGCGCGATCAAGGGGCTGCCAATTCCGTGGGCACAGTTCGTTCCGGCGCTCCTATGCCTGAGCTTGTACCAGGGGGCGCACATGACCGAGATCATCAGGGCCGGGGTGCAGTCGGTGGCGCGCGGCCAGAAGAATGCCGCTGCGGCGATGGGCTTCAGTCCGGCCCAGGTTTACCTGTACGTGCTCCTGCCGCAAGCCTTCAGATTGATCATTCCTCCCTTGACCTCGCAAATGATGTCGACGGTGAAGTCATCATCCGTCGCGATGACCATCGGACTGCTCGAGCTGACGGGTGCAGCCCGGTCCATGCAGGAGTTCAGCTTTCACGTCTTTGAAGCGTTCTCGGCGGCGACCTTGATCTACCTTTTGCTGAACGTGACGGTGGTGCAGGCGATGCGCCGACTGGATCGATCGTTCAACTGA
- a CDS encoding amino acid ABC transporter permease, giving the protein MNILQSLGSGGELTYLFASGMRFSLELTLVATLAGMLLGTCLAVLRVAHIRVFSNLAALYVNAMRSIPLLLVIFWIYFLAPYLLGWLTRSTQPVQVGGYTSAFVTFILFESAYFCEIMRAGIGSVRKAQTHAAFALGMNYRQAMILVVLPQALRNMAPAVLSQIIVLFQDTSLVYVLSLTDFFGAASEIGQRDGRVVEFYIFAAAVYLVICVIASGGVKYLQRKAIA; this is encoded by the coding sequence ATGAACATCTTGCAGAGCCTCGGTTCCGGCGGTGAACTGACCTACTTGTTTGCAAGCGGGATGCGCTTCTCGCTCGAACTGACGTTGGTCGCCACGCTGGCGGGCATGCTGCTCGGAACCTGCCTGGCCGTGCTCCGGGTTGCGCACATTCGGGTCTTTTCGAACCTGGCCGCACTCTACGTGAATGCGATGCGGTCGATTCCCTTGTTGCTGGTGATCTTCTGGATCTACTTCCTGGCGCCATATCTCCTGGGATGGCTGACAAGGTCGACGCAGCCCGTCCAGGTGGGTGGCTACACGTCTGCGTTCGTCACCTTCATCCTGTTCGAGAGTGCCTATTTTTGCGAAATCATGCGGGCGGGCATCGGTTCAGTGCGAAAGGCCCAGACCCACGCAGCTTTCGCGCTGGGCATGAACTATCGACAGGCGATGATCCTGGTCGTGCTCCCGCAGGCGCTCAGGAACATGGCTCCGGCGGTGTTGTCGCAAATCATTGTCCTGTTCCAGGATACGTCCCTGGTCTACGTGCTATCACTGACGGACTTCTTCGGTGCGGCATCCGAAATTGGGCAGCGGGACGGACGCGTGGTGGAGTTTTATATCTTCGCGGCCGCCGTTTATCTCGTCATCTGCGTCATCGCCTCGGGCGGGGTGAAGTACCTGCAGCGAAAAGCCATCGCCTGA
- a CDS encoding amidohydrolase family protein, giving the protein MASRLIIPPNACDCHLHIFDPRFRERLPADDMSAVSCTAAAYARVQRALGMERAVVVTPRNYDTDNAVTVDAIAQLGVSRARGVAVVRPDVSDATLHLLHDQGIRGIRFTLYTPEHAPTSFDMVEPLAARIKAMGWHVQLHWTADQIVAHEDLLRRLPVEVVFDHLGRLPVSRGLTHPAASTIERLLGEGRAWMKLSAPYLDSGRGGQSAYEDVDAVARHWIQIAPYRVVWGSDWPHTSVQNPPNTAVFVAKLCSWVDDQACLDRILVSNPTRLYWDCQA; this is encoded by the coding sequence ATGGCTTCCCGATTGATCATCCCTCCAAACGCCTGTGATTGCCACCTTCACATCTTCGATCCCCGCTTTCGTGAGCGCCTCCCTGCTGACGACATGAGTGCGGTTTCGTGCACGGCTGCGGCTTACGCGCGGGTTCAACGGGCATTGGGCATGGAGCGCGCGGTCGTCGTCACGCCCAGAAACTACGACACGGACAACGCCGTCACCGTCGATGCCATTGCGCAGCTGGGAGTCTCACGTGCAAGGGGTGTCGCGGTAGTACGCCCCGACGTCAGCGACGCGACGCTTCACTTGCTCCACGACCAGGGCATCCGCGGGATCCGGTTCACTCTCTATACGCCAGAGCATGCACCGACCTCGTTCGACATGGTCGAACCGCTGGCAGCCCGCATCAAGGCAATGGGCTGGCACGTGCAACTGCATTGGACTGCAGATCAGATCGTGGCTCACGAAGACCTGCTTCGCCGGCTGCCGGTGGAAGTCGTCTTCGACCACCTCGGCAGACTACCTGTGTCGAGAGGCCTCACGCACCCTGCCGCAAGCACCATCGAGAGATTGCTCGGTGAGGGCCGAGCCTGGATGAAGCTCTCAGCGCCGTACCTGGACTCGGGGCGCGGCGGGCAAAGCGCGTATGAGGACGTTGACGCGGTCGCCAGGCACTGGATCCAGATTGCGCCGTATCGCGTGGTCTGGGGCAGCGATTGGCCCCATACGTCGGTGCAGAATCCTCCGAACACGGCTGTGTTCGTGGCCAAGCTTTGTTCGTGGGTCGATGATCAGGCCTGTCTTGATCGAATCCTCGTGTCGAATCCAACACGCCTTTACTGGGATTGCCAAGCCTAG